The Clupea harengus chromosome 26, Ch_v2.0.2, whole genome shotgun sequence genome has a segment encoding these proteins:
- the LOC105900442 gene encoding NACHT, LRR and PYD domains-containing protein 12-like isoform X1 encodes MAVSSQKPNLVSTDMEDTIEVDDMKHSTGEDQENKMIPDRMCKTLSSIPQLMRSALDDLSKAELKRFKTILKERSAIPWGKLEEADTDEIVEQMVQKHCVADSPKVMLTILRKMDKNQLATDLQKKLGTECDAAHTVLSQKESLKQKLRAHLKSRFSTVHQECKDCRVQDIYTQLYIVEGRTGGVICDHEVSTIDMRQIGAGPSSEDEQVKLANMFTDRSATKVLTLGIAGVGKTIAVQKFAMDWAEEKTNLDIDFVFLLLFRELNVKKKKCYSLFDLLFEFYTDLKDLKNFPEFSGCKSLFVLDGFDESKLRLDFEECISEPEEKSSVDILITSLIKGMLLPFAFIWVTTRPAAGSLIPRKCFNLVTEVRGFNDLQIIEFFQKNIKNPEQAKRVIDHINKNRSLLIMCHIPVFCYIIANLKDKILEDQSKEAKTLTEMYTLYCVSQIKRMNDSYPEDKKMSGKEKGQFLVKLGKLAFKHLEKGTLVFYEKDLKECSIGVDCGALQAGVCTQIFNMESAATGEKIFSFVHLSVQEFLAALYVVHEGVHQANPFEMNWIEKTSWLFTHSRFDLYIFAVEKALQSQNGHLDLFVRFLLGLAPMLEPKIRSPLDVLLPQLAVRGVSIKKTVQYIKEKIREDISPERIINLFHCLNELGDNSLIEEINRYLNSADEEKNLTPAQCSALAYLLLMSTKDMNEFDLKKYLRSERGLHRMLPVVKVSRRVWLNQCRLSKASCKMMASLLQGTPSHLRELDMSNNDLKDEGVELLCVGLRYPQCKLETVWLSHCLITHKGCSFLASALKSNPSYLKQLDLSYNHPGDSGVRELSERLHDPNCKLETFRYDHGGECRMKPGLRKYACELTLDPNTAHRELSLSEGNRTVTRVRKKQPYPDHPERFDYWPQVLCREGLSGRCYWEVEWSGRVVIGVAYKSIQRKGRSEDRFGETDKSWCLDMSGNSGYSWYSTSTMSDKYTPLPAPLSGCSRVGVYLDWPAGTLSFYSVSSDRLTLLDTFRPKFTEPVYPVFWVDSGSSVSLFQIT; translated from the exons GGTGGATGATATGAAGCACTCAACCGGGGAAGACCAAGAAAACAAGATGATACCTG ACAGAATGTGCAAAACGTTGTCTTCAATCCCCCAACTGATGCGGAGCGCATTGGATGATCTGTCTAAAGCCGAGCTTAAGAGGTTCAAGACTATTCTCAAGGAAAGATCTGCAATACCATGGGGGAAGCTGGAGGAAGCTGACACTGATGAAATTGTGGAACAAATGGTTCAAAAGCACTGTGTGGCAGACTCTCCCAAGGTCATGTTGACCATCTTAAGGAAGATGGACAAGAACCAGCTGGCCACAGACTTACAGAAAAAACTAGGCACAG AATGTGATGCAGCACACACTGTTCTCTCACAGAAGGAGTCACTAAAACAGAAGCTTCGGGCACACCTGAAAAGCAGGTTTTCTACTGTACATCAAGAGTGTAAAGATTGCAGAGTGCAAGATATCTACACTCAGCTTTACATTGTAGAGGGCCGCACAGGCGGGGTCATCTGTGACCATGAAGTATCGACAATTGACATGAGACAGATTGGGGCAGGACCAAGCTCTGAAGATGAACAAGTCAAGTTGGCAAACATGTTCACAGACAGGTCTGCCACAAAAGTTTTGACTTTGGGAATTGCGGGTGTGGGCAAAACCATTGCAGTGCAGAAGTTTGCCATGGACTGGGCTGAGGAAAAAACAAATCTAGACATAgactttgtttttctccttctaTTTCGGGAGTTAaacgtaaagaaaaaaaaatgctacagCCTTTTTGATCTTCTTTTTGAATTTTACACTGATCTCAAAGATTTGAAAAACTTCCCCGAATTCAGTGGATGCAAAAGTCTGTTTGTCTTAGACGGCTTTGATGAAAGCAAACTCCGGCTGGACTTTGAAGAGTGTATTTCTGAGCCTGAAGAAAAATCATCAGTTGACATCCTCATAACAAGCCTCATTAAGGGTATGCTACTGCCCTTTGCATTCATCTGGGTCACAACCAGACCAGCAGCAGGCAGTCTGATCCCACGTAAGTGTTTCAACTTGGTGACAGAGGTTCGGGGATTCAATGACCTCCAGATAATTGAGTTCTTTCAGAAAAACATAAAGAATCCAGAGCAGGCCAAGAGAGTCATTGATCATATCAACAAGAATAGAAGCCTCCTCATCATGTGTCACATACCAGTATTCTGTTATATTATAGCCAATTTGAAGGACAAAATACTGGAAGATCAGAGCAAAGAAGCCAAAACTCTGACAGAAATGTACACATTGTATTGTGTCTCTCAGATAAAAAGAATGAATGACAGCTATCCGGAGGACAAGAAGATGAGTGGAAAGGAAAAAGGGCAGTTCCTTGTTAAACTTGGGAAACTGGCATTCAAACATCTGGAGAAAGGAACCCTGGTCTTCTATGAGAAGGACTTGAAAGAGTGTAGCATTGGTGTAGATTGCGGAGCACTGCAGGCTGGAGTTTGTACACAGATCTTCAACATGGAGAGTGCTGCAACTGGAGAGAAAATTTTCAGCTTTGTGCACCTCAGTGTACAGGAATTCTTGGCAGCTCTTTATGTTGTTCATGAAGGTGTTCATCAGGCAAATCCCTTTGAAATGAACTGGATAGAGAAGACCAGCTGGCTGTTCACACACTCAAGGTTCGACCTTTACATATTTGCTGTGGAAAAGGCCCTGCAGAGCCAGAACGGACATTTGGATCTTTTTGTCCGTTTCCTCCTCGGCCTGGCTCCAATGTTGGAGCCAAAAATCCGGTCCCCCCTGGATGTGCTGCTGCCACAGTTAGCTGTCAGAGGTGTGAGCATCAAGAAAACGGTTCAATACATCAAAGAGAAGATCAGGGAAGACATCTCACCAGAACGGATCATCAACCTCTTCCACTGTTTGAATGAGTTAGGGGACAACTCACTGATTGAGGAGATCAACAG GTACCTAAACTCAGCAGATGAGGAGAAGAACCTGACTCCAGCCCAGTGTTCAGCTTTGGCTTATCTGCTGCTAATGTCAACTAAAGACATGAATGAGTTTGATCTGAAGAAATACCTGAGATCAGAGCGAGGGCTCCACAGAATGCTTCCTGTAGTGAAAGTCTCTAGGAGAGTTTG GCTAAATCAGTGTCGACTCTCTAAGGCAAGCTGTAAAATGATGGCATCATTGCTACAAGGGACACCTTCCCATCTGAGAGAACTGGACATGAGTAACAATGACCTGAAGGATGAAGGAGTGGAGCTGCTCTGTGTGGGACTAAGATATCCACAATGCAAGCTGGAAACAGTTTG GCTGAGCCAttgtctcatcacacacaagGGCTGTTCTTTCTTGGCCTCTGCCCTCAAATCAAACCCCTCCTACCTGAAAcagctggatctgagctacaatCACCCAGGAGATTCAGGTGTCAGAGAGCTCTCAGAGAGACTGCatgatcccaactgtaaactagaGACTTTCAG GTATGACCATGGAGGAGAGTGTAGGATGAAACCAGGACTGAGAAAAT atgcctgtgagctcacactggaccccaacacagcacacagagaactctctctctctgaggggaacaggacgGTGACACGTGTGAGAAAGAAGCAGCCAtatcctgaccacccagagagatttgactaCTGgcctcaggtgctgtgtagagagggtctgtctggacgctgctactgggaggttgagtggagtggtCGTGTTGTGATAGGAGTGGCATATAAAAGCAtccagaggaaagggaggagtgaGGACAGGTTTGGAGAAACTGACAAGTCCTGGTGTCTGGATATGTCCGGTAACTCTGGTTACTCTTGGTACTCTACCTCTACTATGTCCGATAAGTACACTCCCCTCCCGGCCCCCCTCTCCGGCTGCAGCAGAGtaggagtgtacctggactggccagcaggcactctgtccttctacagcgtctcctctgacagACTCACCCTCCTGGACACGTTCCGCCCCAAATTCACTGAGCCCGTCTATCCTGTGTTTTGGGTTGACTCTGGCTCCTCAGTGTCCCTGTTCCAGATTACATGA
- the LOC105900442 gene encoding NACHT, LRR and PYD domains-containing protein 12-like isoform X2 gives MAVSSQKPNLVSTDMEDTIEVDDMKHSTGEDQENKMIPDRMCKTLSSIPQLMRSALDDLSKAELKRFKTILKERSAIPWGKLEEADTDEIVEQMVQKHCVADSPKVMLTILRKMDKNQLATDLQKKLGTECDAAHTVLSQKESLKQKLRAHLKSRFSTVHQECKDCRVQDIYTQLYIVEGRTGGVICDHEVSTIDMRQIGAGPSSEDEQVKLANMFTDRSATKVLTLGIAGVGKTIAVQKFAMDWAEEKTNLDIDFVFLLLFRELNVKKKKCYSLFDLLFEFYTDLKDLKNFPEFSGCKSLFVLDGFDESKLRLDFEECISEPEEKSSVDILITSLIKGMLLPFAFIWVTTRPAAGSLIPRKCFNLVTEVRGFNDLQIIEFFQKNIKNPEQAKRVIDHINKNRSLLIMCHIPVFCYIIANLKDKILEDQSKEAKTLTEMYTLYCVSQIKRMNDSYPEDKKMSGKEKGQFLVKLGKLAFKHLEKGTLVFYEKDLKECSIGVDCGALQAGVCTQIFNMESAATGEKIFSFVHLSVQEFLAALYVVHEGVHQANPFEMNWIEKTSWLFTHSRFDLYIFAVEKALQSQNGHLDLFVRFLLGLAPMLEPKIRSPLDVLLPQLAVRGVSIKKTVQYIKEKIREDISPERIINLFHCLNELGDNSLIEEINRYLNSADEEKNLTPAQCSALAYLLLMSTKDMNEFDLKKYLRSERGLHRMLPVVKVSRRVWLNQCRLSKASCKMMASLLQGTPSHLRELDMSNNDLKDEGVELLCVGLRYPQCKLETVWLSHCLITHKGCSFLASALKSNPSYLKQLDLSYNHPGDSGVRELSERLHDPNCKLETFRMKPGLRKYACELTLDPNTAHRELSLSEGNRTVTRVRKKQPYPDHPERFDYWPQVLCREGLSGRCYWEVEWSGRVVIGVAYKSIQRKGRSEDRFGETDKSWCLDMSGNSGYSWYSTSTMSDKYTPLPAPLSGCSRVGVYLDWPAGTLSFYSVSSDRLTLLDTFRPKFTEPVYPVFWVDSGSSVSLFQIT, from the exons GGTGGATGATATGAAGCACTCAACCGGGGAAGACCAAGAAAACAAGATGATACCTG ACAGAATGTGCAAAACGTTGTCTTCAATCCCCCAACTGATGCGGAGCGCATTGGATGATCTGTCTAAAGCCGAGCTTAAGAGGTTCAAGACTATTCTCAAGGAAAGATCTGCAATACCATGGGGGAAGCTGGAGGAAGCTGACACTGATGAAATTGTGGAACAAATGGTTCAAAAGCACTGTGTGGCAGACTCTCCCAAGGTCATGTTGACCATCTTAAGGAAGATGGACAAGAACCAGCTGGCCACAGACTTACAGAAAAAACTAGGCACAG AATGTGATGCAGCACACACTGTTCTCTCACAGAAGGAGTCACTAAAACAGAAGCTTCGGGCACACCTGAAAAGCAGGTTTTCTACTGTACATCAAGAGTGTAAAGATTGCAGAGTGCAAGATATCTACACTCAGCTTTACATTGTAGAGGGCCGCACAGGCGGGGTCATCTGTGACCATGAAGTATCGACAATTGACATGAGACAGATTGGGGCAGGACCAAGCTCTGAAGATGAACAAGTCAAGTTGGCAAACATGTTCACAGACAGGTCTGCCACAAAAGTTTTGACTTTGGGAATTGCGGGTGTGGGCAAAACCATTGCAGTGCAGAAGTTTGCCATGGACTGGGCTGAGGAAAAAACAAATCTAGACATAgactttgtttttctccttctaTTTCGGGAGTTAaacgtaaagaaaaaaaaatgctacagCCTTTTTGATCTTCTTTTTGAATTTTACACTGATCTCAAAGATTTGAAAAACTTCCCCGAATTCAGTGGATGCAAAAGTCTGTTTGTCTTAGACGGCTTTGATGAAAGCAAACTCCGGCTGGACTTTGAAGAGTGTATTTCTGAGCCTGAAGAAAAATCATCAGTTGACATCCTCATAACAAGCCTCATTAAGGGTATGCTACTGCCCTTTGCATTCATCTGGGTCACAACCAGACCAGCAGCAGGCAGTCTGATCCCACGTAAGTGTTTCAACTTGGTGACAGAGGTTCGGGGATTCAATGACCTCCAGATAATTGAGTTCTTTCAGAAAAACATAAAGAATCCAGAGCAGGCCAAGAGAGTCATTGATCATATCAACAAGAATAGAAGCCTCCTCATCATGTGTCACATACCAGTATTCTGTTATATTATAGCCAATTTGAAGGACAAAATACTGGAAGATCAGAGCAAAGAAGCCAAAACTCTGACAGAAATGTACACATTGTATTGTGTCTCTCAGATAAAAAGAATGAATGACAGCTATCCGGAGGACAAGAAGATGAGTGGAAAGGAAAAAGGGCAGTTCCTTGTTAAACTTGGGAAACTGGCATTCAAACATCTGGAGAAAGGAACCCTGGTCTTCTATGAGAAGGACTTGAAAGAGTGTAGCATTGGTGTAGATTGCGGAGCACTGCAGGCTGGAGTTTGTACACAGATCTTCAACATGGAGAGTGCTGCAACTGGAGAGAAAATTTTCAGCTTTGTGCACCTCAGTGTACAGGAATTCTTGGCAGCTCTTTATGTTGTTCATGAAGGTGTTCATCAGGCAAATCCCTTTGAAATGAACTGGATAGAGAAGACCAGCTGGCTGTTCACACACTCAAGGTTCGACCTTTACATATTTGCTGTGGAAAAGGCCCTGCAGAGCCAGAACGGACATTTGGATCTTTTTGTCCGTTTCCTCCTCGGCCTGGCTCCAATGTTGGAGCCAAAAATCCGGTCCCCCCTGGATGTGCTGCTGCCACAGTTAGCTGTCAGAGGTGTGAGCATCAAGAAAACGGTTCAATACATCAAAGAGAAGATCAGGGAAGACATCTCACCAGAACGGATCATCAACCTCTTCCACTGTTTGAATGAGTTAGGGGACAACTCACTGATTGAGGAGATCAACAG GTACCTAAACTCAGCAGATGAGGAGAAGAACCTGACTCCAGCCCAGTGTTCAGCTTTGGCTTATCTGCTGCTAATGTCAACTAAAGACATGAATGAGTTTGATCTGAAGAAATACCTGAGATCAGAGCGAGGGCTCCACAGAATGCTTCCTGTAGTGAAAGTCTCTAGGAGAGTTTG GCTAAATCAGTGTCGACTCTCTAAGGCAAGCTGTAAAATGATGGCATCATTGCTACAAGGGACACCTTCCCATCTGAGAGAACTGGACATGAGTAACAATGACCTGAAGGATGAAGGAGTGGAGCTGCTCTGTGTGGGACTAAGATATCCACAATGCAAGCTGGAAACAGTTTG GCTGAGCCAttgtctcatcacacacaagGGCTGTTCTTTCTTGGCCTCTGCCCTCAAATCAAACCCCTCCTACCTGAAAcagctggatctgagctacaatCACCCAGGAGATTCAGGTGTCAGAGAGCTCTCAGAGAGACTGCatgatcccaactgtaaactagaGACTTTCAG GATGAAACCAGGACTGAGAAAAT atgcctgtgagctcacactggaccccaacacagcacacagagaactctctctctctgaggggaacaggacgGTGACACGTGTGAGAAAGAAGCAGCCAtatcctgaccacccagagagatttgactaCTGgcctcaggtgctgtgtagagagggtctgtctggacgctgctactgggaggttgagtggagtggtCGTGTTGTGATAGGAGTGGCATATAAAAGCAtccagaggaaagggaggagtgaGGACAGGTTTGGAGAAACTGACAAGTCCTGGTGTCTGGATATGTCCGGTAACTCTGGTTACTCTTGGTACTCTACCTCTACTATGTCCGATAAGTACACTCCCCTCCCGGCCCCCCTCTCCGGCTGCAGCAGAGtaggagtgtacctggactggccagcaggcactctgtccttctacagcgtctcctctgacagACTCACCCTCCTGGACACGTTCCGCCCCAAATTCACTGAGCCCGTCTATCCTGTGTTTTGGGTTGACTCTGGCTCCTCAGTGTCCCTGTTCCAGATTACATGA